Proteins encoded by one window of Kribbella italica:
- a CDS encoding MFS transporter, with translation MNEALAPLREANFRSYWMARLIDRAGTTMAGVALAFAVLHVSDSPGALGTVLAAHSIPMVVFLLAGGVIADRFGRTLVIQATNVISGLSQLAIAGLVITGTAEIWYLVVLTAINGTATAARMPALAGILPQLVPRDQFKAANLVVAVPENALMVLGPALSGVLVVVVGPGWALAVDGATYLLAALILTRVRIPRPAEGKVSKGLVADLREGWTYFRTTTWLWAVVASFSLLNAITSGAFDTLGPVLATQTGIGEAGWGLIRSAQAVGYLVCSLILIRLAFRRPLRWGMLAVALSGVPLLVLGFEPLLVTAMLATFVAGIGSQIFNLGWDLAMQEHVPEEMLSRTYSYDMLGSFVAIPIGQLAFGPLGLAVGIQPVMIVAGFAYVVIALIPLASRSVRDLPRATAAADETING, from the coding sequence GTGAACGAGGCCCTCGCCCCGCTTCGCGAGGCGAACTTCCGCTCCTACTGGATGGCCCGCCTGATCGACCGGGCCGGTACGACGATGGCCGGCGTCGCGCTCGCGTTCGCGGTGCTCCACGTCAGCGACTCCCCCGGCGCCCTCGGCACGGTGCTGGCCGCCCACAGCATCCCGATGGTCGTGTTCCTGCTGGCCGGCGGCGTGATCGCCGACCGGTTCGGCCGGACGCTGGTGATCCAGGCGACGAACGTCATCTCCGGTCTCAGCCAGCTCGCGATCGCCGGTCTGGTGATCACCGGCACCGCCGAGATCTGGTACCTCGTCGTGCTCACCGCGATCAACGGAACGGCCACCGCGGCCCGGATGCCGGCGCTGGCCGGCATCCTCCCCCAGCTCGTCCCGCGCGACCAGTTCAAGGCGGCGAACCTCGTCGTCGCCGTCCCCGAGAACGCCCTGATGGTGCTCGGCCCGGCCCTCAGCGGCGTCCTGGTCGTCGTGGTCGGGCCGGGCTGGGCGCTCGCGGTCGACGGTGCGACGTACCTGCTGGCCGCACTGATCCTGACCCGCGTCCGCATCCCGCGCCCGGCCGAGGGCAAGGTGAGCAAAGGCCTGGTCGCCGATCTGCGCGAAGGCTGGACCTACTTCCGGACGACGACCTGGCTGTGGGCGGTGGTCGCCTCGTTCTCCCTGCTCAACGCGATCACCAGCGGCGCGTTCGACACCCTCGGTCCGGTCCTCGCCACGCAGACCGGCATCGGCGAGGCCGGCTGGGGACTGATCCGCTCGGCCCAGGCGGTCGGGTACCTGGTGTGCTCGCTGATCCTGATCCGGCTCGCGTTCCGCCGGCCGCTGCGCTGGGGCATGCTCGCGGTGGCCCTGTCGGGCGTACCGCTGCTCGTGCTCGGGTTCGAGCCGCTGCTCGTGACGGCGATGCTGGCGACGTTCGTGGCCGGGATCGGCAGCCAGATCTTCAACCTGGGCTGGGATCTGGCCATGCAGGAGCACGTCCCGGAGGAGATGCTGTCGCGGACCTACTCGTACGACATGCTCGGCTCGTTCGTGGCGATCCCCATCGGCCAGCTGGCGTTCGGCCCGCTGGGCCTGGCCGTCGGCATCCAGCCGGTGATGATCGTCGCCGGTTTCGCGTACGTCGTCATCGCGCTGATCCCGCTGGCGTCACGCTCGGTCCGCGACCTTCCCCGCGCGACGGCAGCGGCGGACGAAACGATCAACGGATGA
- a CDS encoding D-alanine--D-alanine ligase — MSEFSKDEKSKPRVAVVFGGRSSEHAISCVTAANVLQAIDRDKYDVVPVGITTSGHWVLESGDPDRLSITDGKLPEVDVTAAPVLFGADRELVVSEPDQVPSTLGEVDVVFPLLHGPWGEDGTLQGLLEMSDIRYVGSGVLSSAVGMDKHYMKVVFAAAGLEVGPYVVIRDRDWLRDPAACRSAVEALGFPVFVKPARGGSSLGISKVSSAGELDAAIAEARAHDPKVIVEASVKNPREIEVGVLGGLNGGLPEASVCGEIAISGGGHDFYDFETKYLPEGEEYTALSVPAELPDEVVAEIRAKALTAFDAIEAEGLARVDFFLDGDGRVVINEINTMPGFTPTSMFPRLWAASGLDYPALVDRLLTLAQTRPTGLR; from the coding sequence GTGAGTGAGTTCTCGAAGGACGAAAAAAGCAAGCCCCGCGTCGCCGTCGTTTTCGGTGGCCGGTCGAGCGAGCACGCCATTTCCTGCGTCACCGCGGCCAACGTGCTGCAGGCGATCGACCGGGACAAGTACGACGTGGTGCCGGTCGGGATCACGACGTCCGGACACTGGGTGCTGGAGAGCGGCGACCCGGACCGGCTGTCGATCACCGACGGCAAGCTCCCGGAGGTGGACGTGACGGCGGCGCCGGTGCTGTTCGGCGCCGACCGTGAACTGGTCGTCTCCGAGCCGGACCAGGTGCCGAGCACGCTCGGCGAGGTCGACGTGGTCTTCCCGCTGCTGCACGGACCCTGGGGTGAGGACGGCACGCTGCAGGGCCTGCTGGAGATGTCGGACATCCGGTACGTCGGGTCCGGCGTACTGTCCAGCGCGGTCGGGATGGACAAGCACTACATGAAGGTCGTCTTCGCGGCGGCCGGGCTCGAGGTCGGTCCGTACGTCGTGATCCGCGACCGCGACTGGCTGCGCGACCCCGCGGCCTGCCGGTCGGCCGTCGAGGCGCTGGGCTTCCCGGTGTTCGTGAAGCCGGCCCGCGGTGGGTCGAGCCTGGGGATCAGCAAGGTGTCGTCCGCCGGTGAGCTGGACGCGGCGATCGCCGAGGCGCGCGCGCACGACCCGAAGGTGATCGTCGAGGCGTCGGTGAAGAACCCGCGCGAGATCGAGGTCGGCGTACTCGGTGGGCTGAACGGCGGGCTGCCCGAGGCGAGTGTCTGTGGTGAGATCGCGATCTCCGGTGGTGGACACGACTTCTACGACTTCGAGACCAAGTACCTGCCGGAGGGCGAGGAGTACACGGCGCTGTCGGTGCCGGCCGAGCTGCCGGACGAGGTGGTGGCCGAGATCCGCGCGAAGGCGCTGACCGCGTTCGACGCGATCGAGGCCGAAGGGCTGGCGCGGGTCGACTTCTTCCTGGACGGCGACGGCCGCGTGGTGATCAACGAGATCAACACGATGCCCGGGTTCACGCCGACCAGCATGTTCCCGCGGCTGTGGGCGGCGTCCGGGCTGGACTACCCGGCCTTGGTCGACCGGCTGCTGACGCTCGCGCAGACACGGCCGACCGGGCTGCGCTGA
- a CDS encoding NAD(P)/FAD-dependent oxidoreductase, translated as MERVVVVGASAAGSTTAQTLRREGFAGAITVIGDEPHLPYDRPPLSKQVLLGSWPVERTSFGPSTTYAEQGIDLRLGSRAAGLDLSRRVVELATGEEVGWDHLVVATGVQPLQLREGHHLAGVHLLRTLDDAVALRKSLVDASAVVVVGAGFLGSETAAAARQLGCEVTLVDLAPAPMAVQLGAEVGWMIAELHAANGVRVLGGSGVTRLLGESAVEGVELADGSVVKADAVLVAVGTRPLTDWLVTSELPCGDGVLCEDTPAGVHAAGDVARWNSARFGVSLRLEHRFNATEQAVCAARRILGQDIGFDPVPYFWTDQYDARIQVYGVVPPDARLVVVQGDPGARKFLAHYVSGGRVSAVLGWNMPRELRSERALLTAI; from the coding sequence ATGGAACGTGTAGTCGTCGTCGGAGCCTCGGCCGCGGGCTCCACGACCGCGCAGACGCTGCGCAGGGAGGGCTTCGCCGGAGCCATCACGGTGATCGGCGACGAGCCGCATCTCCCGTACGACCGCCCGCCGCTGTCCAAACAGGTCCTGCTCGGCAGCTGGCCGGTCGAGCGCACCAGCTTCGGCCCCAGTACGACGTACGCCGAGCAGGGCATCGACCTGCGACTCGGGTCGCGTGCGGCCGGCCTGGACCTCTCGCGACGAGTCGTCGAGCTGGCGACAGGGGAGGAGGTCGGCTGGGACCACCTGGTCGTGGCTACCGGGGTCCAGCCGCTGCAGCTTCGGGAGGGGCATCACCTGGCCGGCGTCCACCTGCTGCGGACGCTGGACGACGCGGTGGCGCTGCGGAAGTCGCTGGTCGACGCCTCGGCGGTAGTAGTCGTCGGTGCCGGTTTCCTGGGGTCGGAGACGGCCGCTGCGGCTCGGCAGCTCGGCTGCGAGGTGACGCTGGTCGACCTGGCTCCCGCGCCGATGGCTGTGCAGCTGGGGGCTGAGGTGGGCTGGATGATCGCCGAGCTGCACGCGGCGAACGGCGTACGGGTGCTTGGTGGGTCTGGTGTGACCCGGCTGCTCGGGGAGTCAGCGGTGGAGGGCGTCGAGCTGGCGGACGGGTCGGTGGTGAAGGCGGATGCCGTCTTGGTTGCGGTGGGCACCCGCCCATTAACCGACTGGTTGGTTACATCAGAGTTGCCTTGTGGGGATGGTGTGCTCTGTGAGGACACGCCGGCCGGAGTGCATGCGGCGGGAGACGTGGCTCGGTGGAACAGCGCGCGGTTCGGGGTGTCGCTGCGGCTGGAGCACCGGTTCAACGCGACCGAGCAGGCGGTCTGCGCGGCGCGCCGGATCCTCGGGCAGGACATCGGGTTCGATCCGGTCCCGTACTTCTGGACCGACCAGTATGACGCCCGGATCCAGGTCTACGGCGTCGTTCCCCCGGATGCGCGACTGGTCGTCGTACAAGGCGATCCGGGCGCGCGGAAGTTCCTGGCGCACTACGTTTCCGGCGGTCGCGTGAGCGCCGTCCTGGGCTGGAACATGCCCCGCGAACTGCGGTCCGAACGGGCGCTACTGACAGCAATCTGA
- a CDS encoding ferredoxin — protein sequence MNVEIDQEGCVAAGQCVLAAPDVFDQRDEDGVAVLLREPLADEYDATREAALLCPARAIALSE from the coding sequence ATGAACGTCGAGATCGACCAGGAAGGCTGCGTCGCGGCTGGGCAGTGCGTGCTGGCGGCGCCGGACGTCTTCGACCAGCGCGACGAGGACGGCGTCGCCGTACTGCTGCGTGAGCCACTGGCCGACGAGTACGACGCGACCCGCGAGGCCGCCCTGCTCTGTCCGGCCCGGGCCATCGCGCTGAGCGAGTGA
- a CDS encoding cytochrome P450 yields MTAFPHIRPSECPFDPATGYADLLADDQPTKVSTPLGIDAWVVSRYDEVREVLSNPNLSSRSAPSAHMSPHADLEREVDSGSILQNDGERHAHLRRLLTAEFTVKRVQALRPRIVDLIEQHLDQMLAAGGPVDLVEQFALPIPSLVICELLGVPYDDREQFQHWSALLLSVKRTQEEQLETSEELQQYMAELVRSKQEDRSADDLLSRLITRAEDQGTPLTVPELVSIGITLLIAGHETTANMIGLSTLALLRDPEQLEHLREHPEIAPAAVEEMLRYLTVVQFGLFRHVLDDIPIGDETVKVGEYLIAAITAGNRDTSVFPDPDRIDLTRKASAHLAFGFGPHQCLGQQLARVELIEVYTRLFRRIPTLRLAVPFEDIRFKHDALVYGLAELPVTWEAGR; encoded by the coding sequence ATGACTGCCTTTCCACACATCCGGCCGAGCGAGTGCCCGTTCGACCCCGCCACCGGGTACGCCGACCTGCTGGCCGATGACCAGCCCACCAAGGTGTCCACTCCGCTCGGCATCGACGCCTGGGTCGTCAGCCGGTACGACGAGGTCCGCGAGGTGCTCAGCAATCCGAACCTGAGCTCCCGCTCGGCTCCCTCGGCCCACATGTCCCCGCACGCGGACCTGGAGCGCGAGGTCGACTCCGGCTCGATCCTGCAGAACGACGGCGAGCGCCACGCCCACCTGCGCCGCCTGCTGACCGCCGAGTTCACCGTGAAGCGCGTGCAGGCGCTCCGGCCGCGGATCGTCGACCTGATCGAGCAGCACCTCGACCAGATGCTCGCCGCCGGCGGACCGGTCGACCTGGTCGAGCAGTTCGCGCTGCCGATCCCGTCGCTGGTCATCTGCGAGCTGCTCGGCGTCCCGTACGACGACCGCGAGCAGTTCCAGCACTGGTCGGCGCTGCTGCTCTCGGTGAAGCGCACCCAGGAGGAGCAGCTGGAGACCAGTGAGGAGCTCCAGCAGTACATGGCCGAGCTGGTCAGGTCGAAGCAGGAGGATCGCTCCGCCGACGACCTGCTGAGCCGGCTGATCACCCGGGCCGAGGACCAGGGCACACCGCTGACCGTGCCCGAGCTGGTGTCGATCGGCATCACCCTCTTGATCGCCGGCCACGAGACGACGGCCAACATGATCGGCCTGAGCACGCTGGCCCTGCTGCGCGACCCGGAGCAGCTGGAGCACCTGCGCGAGCACCCGGAGATCGCACCGGCGGCGGTCGAGGAGATGCTGCGCTACCTGACCGTCGTGCAGTTCGGCCTGTTCCGGCACGTGCTCGACGACATCCCGATCGGCGACGAGACGGTCAAGGTGGGCGAGTACCTGATCGCCGCGATCACCGCCGGGAACCGCGACACCAGCGTCTTCCCGGACCCGGACCGGATCGACCTGACCCGCAAGGCGTCCGCGCACCTGGCCTTCGGGTTCGGCCCGCATCAGTGCCTCGGGCAACAACTGGCCCGGGTCGAGCTGATCGAGGTCTACACCCGGCTGTTCCGGCGGATCCCGACGCTGCGGCTGGCGGTGCCGTTCGAGGACATCCGCTTCAAGCACGACGCGCTGGTGTACGGGCTGGCCGAGCTGCCGGTGACCTGGGAGGCCGGCCGATGA
- a CDS encoding TetR/AcrR family transcriptional regulator, translated as MGLRELKRERTRRLISDKAFELFTDHGFGRTTVEQIAAAAEVGPSTLYRYFPTKETLVLEFVENSLFGALDWFREQPTDLEVPDALEHVIARVLDQMESNPERVRAVYELAGQTPSLSAHLTDAIWRWRKELTVELVRRGAGDGTPLTAKLAAGITMNIIEIVVETWVDHPEGPTVNQLAQETLHLFRDNAIPLPRAPR; from the coding sequence ATGGGGCTTCGTGAGCTGAAGCGGGAACGCACCCGCCGGCTGATCTCGGACAAGGCTTTCGAGCTGTTCACCGACCACGGCTTCGGCCGGACCACGGTGGAGCAGATCGCCGCCGCGGCGGAGGTCGGGCCGAGCACGCTCTACCGGTACTTCCCGACCAAGGAGACGCTCGTTCTCGAGTTCGTCGAGAACAGCCTGTTCGGCGCGCTCGACTGGTTCCGCGAACAGCCCACCGACCTCGAGGTGCCGGACGCACTGGAACACGTCATCGCCCGGGTCCTCGACCAGATGGAGAGCAACCCCGAGCGCGTCCGCGCGGTCTACGAACTAGCCGGCCAGACGCCGTCCCTGAGCGCCCACCTGACCGACGCGATCTGGCGCTGGCGCAAGGAACTGACCGTCGAACTGGTACGCCGAGGAGCCGGCGACGGCACCCCCTTGACCGCCAAGCTCGCCGCCGGCATCACGATGAACATCATCGAGATCGTCGTAGAAACCTGGGTCGACCACCCCGAGGGCCCCACAGTCAACCAACTCGCCCAAGAAACCCTCCACCTCTTCCGCGACAACGCGATCCCCCTCCCCAGAGCCCCGCGCTGA
- a CDS encoding trans-sulfuration enzyme family protein: protein MTSDLDPSTVVVHAGRPERVPNAPLGGSPVFSSTYIAGGDRGYGRFDNDAWAALEKTLGELEGGRGLTFASGMAAAAAVMDLVPVGGLVVAPQHAYSGVLGLLDQQAATGRLNLQRVDIADTDEVSAAVESADLLWIESPTNPAMEVADLPALCAAGRAAGALVVVDNTFATPLLQRPLTFGADLVMHSATKFIAGHSDVVLGAIITANDDLWTTLESKRRNLGAIPGPMEAWLGLRGLRTLALRLDRAQSNAAFLADRLLEHPRVTRVRYPGLPDDPGHARAKAQMSGFGAILAIELGGDADGAQRVCESTKLWVHATSLGGVESMLERRRRWPAEVPTIPADLIRLSVGIEHPADLWADLDQALKA, encoded by the coding sequence ATGACCTCTGACCTGGATCCGTCCACTGTTGTCGTGCATGCCGGGCGTCCTGAGCGGGTGCCGAACGCGCCGCTCGGTGGGTCGCCTGTGTTCAGCTCGACGTACATCGCCGGCGGTGACCGCGGTTACGGGCGGTTCGACAACGACGCGTGGGCCGCGCTCGAGAAGACCCTGGGCGAGCTCGAAGGTGGTCGTGGTCTGACCTTCGCCTCCGGCATGGCCGCCGCGGCGGCGGTGATGGACCTCGTACCTGTCGGCGGTCTGGTGGTTGCGCCGCAGCACGCTTACAGCGGCGTACTGGGTCTGCTCGACCAGCAGGCAGCGACCGGCCGGTTGAACCTGCAGCGGGTCGACATCGCCGACACCGACGAGGTCTCGGCGGCAGTCGAGAGCGCCGACCTCCTCTGGATCGAGTCGCCGACCAACCCCGCGATGGAGGTCGCCGACCTCCCCGCGCTCTGCGCCGCGGGCCGCGCGGCCGGTGCGCTGGTCGTCGTCGACAACACCTTCGCCACTCCCCTGCTCCAGCGCCCGCTGACCTTCGGCGCCGACCTGGTGATGCACTCGGCGACCAAGTTCATCGCCGGCCACTCCGACGTCGTCCTCGGCGCGATCATCACCGCGAACGACGACCTCTGGACGACCCTGGAGTCCAAGCGCCGCAACCTCGGCGCCATCCCCGGCCCGATGGAGGCCTGGCTCGGCCTGCGCGGCCTCCGCACGCTCGCCCTCCGCCTCGACCGCGCCCAGTCGAACGCCGCCTTCCTCGCCGACCGCCTGCTGGAGCACCCGCGCGTCACCCGCGTCCGCTACCCCGGTCTCCCCGACGACCCCGGCCACGCACGCGCCAAGGCCCAGATGTCCGGCTTCGGCGCCATCCTCGCCATCGAACTCGGCGGCGACGCCGACGGCGCCCAGCGCGTCTGCGAATCCACCAAGCTCTGGGTCCACGCGACCAGCCTCGGCGGCGTCGAGTCCATGCTCGAACGCCGCCGCCGCTGGCCCGCCGAGGTCCCCACGATTCCCGCCGACCTGATCCGCCTGTCCGTCGGCATCGAGCATCCCGCCGACCTCTGGGCCGACCTCGACCAAGCCCTCAAGGCCTAA
- a CDS encoding MFS transporter, which produces MSTLVAAPPRAARIATWVYFGVNGFAIGLWVVHIPNIEHATGITHSTLGLLLLVLGGAAFLGMQVAGPLADRVGQRRLVPASGVLLGLSLFGPGLTDSWWTLGLTLMVLGFANGSLDVGMNAHAVVVERAYPRPIMAAFHAMWSIGGAIAALIGAMTLRADVPTEVTLGACGALLVVVSLMTGRFLIEAEVPEEHDEDDVPSSKPPAKLVWALGGLAFGLMLAEGVANDWAALQFRDVLGTSTSTAAYAYGAFAVAMTIGRFATDRVAAVIGAMAIVRYGAALAAVGLTIVIVSPWVAVALVGWALFGLGLAGGVPQLFTAAGNLDPRASGALMARVVGLGYVGLLAGPALIGGLAHWMPLNVAFILPVVLCVLTVIGAPVLRKPKD; this is translated from the coding sequence TTGAGCACGCTCGTCGCCGCCCCACCGCGGGCGGCCCGGATCGCGACCTGGGTGTACTTCGGCGTCAACGGCTTCGCCATCGGCCTGTGGGTCGTGCACATCCCGAACATCGAGCACGCGACGGGGATCACCCACAGCACGCTCGGGCTGCTGCTGCTCGTCCTCGGTGGCGCTGCGTTTCTCGGCATGCAGGTGGCCGGGCCGTTGGCCGACCGCGTGGGACAACGTCGGCTGGTCCCGGCGTCGGGGGTGCTGCTCGGGTTGTCGCTGTTCGGGCCTGGTCTGACGGATTCGTGGTGGACGCTGGGGCTGACGTTGATGGTGCTCGGGTTCGCCAACGGGTCGCTGGACGTCGGGATGAACGCGCACGCGGTGGTGGTCGAGCGGGCGTATCCGCGGCCGATCATGGCGGCGTTCCATGCGATGTGGTCGATCGGCGGGGCGATCGCTGCGTTGATCGGGGCGATGACGTTGCGGGCCGACGTACCGACCGAGGTGACACTCGGCGCTTGTGGGGCGTTGCTCGTCGTGGTCTCGCTGATGACTGGGCGGTTCCTGATCGAGGCGGAGGTGCCGGAGGAGCATGACGAGGATGACGTGCCGTCGAGCAAGCCGCCGGCGAAGTTGGTGTGGGCCCTTGGTGGGTTGGCTTTCGGGCTGATGCTCGCGGAGGGTGTCGCGAACGACTGGGCGGCGCTGCAGTTCCGTGACGTGCTGGGGACCTCGACCAGTACGGCGGCCTATGCGTACGGCGCGTTCGCTGTCGCGATGACGATCGGGCGGTTTGCCACGGATCGGGTTGCGGCCGTGATCGGGGCGATGGCGATCGTCCGGTACGGCGCTGCGCTGGCCGCGGTCGGGTTGACGATCGTGATCGTCAGCCCGTGGGTCGCGGTCGCGCTGGTCGGGTGGGCGTTGTTCGGGCTCGGGCTGGCCGGGGGTGTGCCGCAGTTGTTCACGGCGGCGGGGAACTTGGATCCGCGGGCGTCGGGGGCGTTGATGGCTCGGGTCGTGGGGCTTGGGTACGTCGGGTTGCTGGCCGGGCCGGCGCTGATCGGTGGGCTGGCGCATTGGATGCCGTTGAACGTGGCGTTCATCTTGCCGGTGGTGCTGTGCGTGCTGACGGTGATCGGCGCGCCGGTGCTGCGGAAGCCGAAGGACTAG
- a CDS encoding DeoR family transcriptional regulator, translating into MKSAERQRVIVERLQGAPRIAVAELVELTGASDMTVRRDLDYLAAQGVLKRVHGGAVSSMPAGVEPPFAARSTAAIAAKQAIAAAAVDQLRDGDSIILDSGTTALEVARQLRGRTMTVMPLSLQIAHELVDNPGIRLLLPGGEPRKGEQALVGPLTLASLRALRFDVAVLSPCAFSLESGLTAFDLGDAEVKLQALAVATRSIALVDGAKWDRAALAYVCPADRPDLIITDPSAPMDERAALAERGVLVQVAGEDQNS; encoded by the coding sequence GTGAAGAGTGCCGAGCGTCAGCGTGTCATCGTAGAACGGCTCCAGGGCGCGCCGCGGATCGCGGTCGCCGAACTGGTCGAACTGACCGGCGCCTCGGACATGACGGTGCGCCGCGATCTCGACTACCTGGCCGCGCAGGGCGTGCTGAAGCGCGTCCACGGCGGCGCGGTCTCGTCGATGCCGGCCGGCGTCGAGCCGCCGTTCGCCGCGCGCTCGACGGCTGCCATCGCGGCCAAGCAGGCGATCGCCGCGGCGGCCGTCGACCAGTTGCGCGACGGCGACTCGATCATTCTCGACAGCGGTACGACGGCGCTCGAGGTGGCGCGACAGCTGCGCGGCCGGACGATGACGGTGATGCCGTTGTCGTTGCAGATCGCGCACGAGCTCGTCGACAACCCGGGGATCCGGCTGCTCCTGCCCGGCGGCGAGCCGCGCAAGGGCGAGCAGGCGCTGGTCGGGCCGCTGACGCTGGCCTCGCTGCGCGCGCTGCGCTTCGACGTCGCCGTACTGAGTCCGTGCGCGTTCAGCCTGGAGAGCGGGCTGACCGCCTTCGACCTGGGCGACGCCGAGGTGAAGCTGCAGGCGCTCGCCGTCGCCACTCGCTCGATCGCGCTGGTCGACGGCGCGAAGTGGGACCGGGCAGCACTGGCCTACGTCTGCCCGGCCGACCGACCTGACCTGATCATCACCGACCCGTCGGCCCCGATGGACGAGCGAGCCGCGCTGGCCGAGCGCGGCGTACTCGTCCAGGTGGCCGGAGAGGACCAGAACTCTTGA
- a CDS encoding MFS transporter, with the protein MIDEVRRARFAVAVVFCVHGAVTGSFATRVPWIQDHAGVSPGQLGLALAFPALGAAIAMPLAARVSHRFGSRTALRGLLALWTLALILPSLAPNLATLCGALFVYGATAGMADVVMNAIGVEVEHRMGKSIMSGLHGMWSVGALIGSGIGTVAAHLEISAQLHHLVMAVVLTAIGAVVCQYVLNLHPAEDEEAPPRFALPPKSALLIGAVGFCAVFAEGASLDWSAVYLQDVLTTSAGVAAGATTGFALTMAVARLVGDAVVDRFGAVRTVRVSGVIATLGGVLVVLAPHPAAAMAGFGLLGLGIAVVVPLAFAAAGKAGPNPSQAIAGVATVTYASGLVAPSIIGGIAQASSLTLSFIVVTVLATGLALFAPVLAPRRTVTDSV; encoded by the coding sequence ATGATCGACGAGGTTCGGCGCGCCCGCTTCGCGGTGGCTGTCGTGTTCTGCGTGCACGGCGCGGTGACCGGGTCGTTCGCGACCCGCGTGCCGTGGATCCAGGACCACGCCGGCGTGAGCCCGGGTCAGCTCGGCCTGGCCCTCGCGTTCCCCGCACTCGGGGCCGCGATCGCGATGCCGCTGGCCGCGCGCGTCAGTCACCGCTTCGGATCCCGTACGGCGTTGCGCGGGCTGCTCGCGCTCTGGACGCTCGCGCTGATCCTGCCGTCGCTCGCGCCGAACCTGGCCACCCTGTGCGGCGCGCTGTTCGTGTACGGCGCGACCGCGGGCATGGCCGACGTCGTGATGAACGCGATCGGCGTCGAGGTCGAGCACCGGATGGGGAAGTCGATCATGTCCGGCCTGCACGGGATGTGGAGCGTCGGCGCCCTGATCGGCTCCGGGATCGGGACGGTCGCCGCGCACCTCGAGATCAGCGCGCAGCTGCACCACCTGGTGATGGCCGTCGTCCTGACCGCGATCGGCGCGGTCGTCTGCCAGTACGTCCTCAACCTCCACCCGGCCGAGGACGAGGAAGCGCCACCTCGCTTCGCGCTGCCGCCGAAGTCCGCGCTGCTGATCGGTGCCGTCGGTTTCTGCGCGGTCTTCGCCGAGGGCGCGAGCCTGGACTGGTCGGCCGTGTACCTGCAGGACGTGCTGACCACCTCGGCCGGCGTCGCCGCCGGTGCGACGACCGGGTTCGCGCTGACGATGGCCGTTGCCCGGTTGGTGGGCGACGCCGTGGTCGACCGGTTCGGCGCAGTCCGGACGGTCCGCGTCAGCGGGGTGATCGCGACGCTGGGCGGCGTACTCGTCGTACTGGCTCCGCATCCGGCCGCCGCGATGGCCGGCTTCGGGCTGCTCGGTCTGGGCATCGCCGTGGTCGTGCCGCTGGCCTTCGCCGCGGCAGGCAAGGCCGGTCCGAATCCCAGCCAGGCCATCGCCGGCGTCGCCACGGTCACGTACGCGTCCGGCCTGGTCGCGCCGTCGATCATCGGCGGCATCGCGCAGGCCAGCAGCCTGACGCTGTCGTTCATCGTCGTCACCGTCCTAGCGACCGGGCTGGCGCTGTTCGCGCCGGTGCTCGCACCTCGGCGTACGGTCACTGACTCTGTTTGA
- a CDS encoding FadR/GntR family transcriptional regulator — MSLVRQVPLVVQVSEQFRGLIESGEWPRGERIPGENQLATELGVSRGTVREALRSLSLTGLLEPRVGDGTYVLATDEISGVLLRDELSELDYVFDARAGIEAAAARLAAGRPSAGRIKGLIAALEARDAAHDASDLDAFVVADTAFHRGVVEASGNPLLLRLYDAIGDLLVESIEQSASFPEHPQLRAAHLDVFEAIAAADPDAAARASYALIETVKQSQ; from the coding sequence ATGTCATTGGTACGGCAGGTGCCGTTGGTGGTCCAGGTCTCGGAGCAGTTCCGGGGGTTGATCGAGTCCGGGGAGTGGCCTCGGGGGGAGCGGATCCCGGGGGAGAACCAGCTCGCGACGGAGCTCGGGGTCAGTCGCGGGACTGTTCGGGAGGCGCTGCGGTCGTTGAGTCTGACCGGGCTGCTGGAGCCGCGGGTGGGGGACGGCACCTATGTGCTGGCGACCGACGAGATCAGCGGCGTACTGCTGCGGGACGAGCTGTCCGAGCTCGACTACGTCTTCGATGCTCGCGCGGGGATCGAGGCGGCGGCTGCCCGGCTGGCCGCGGGACGTCCGAGTGCCGGCCGGATCAAGGGGCTGATCGCTGCCCTCGAGGCCCGCGACGCCGCCCATGACGCGAGCGATCTGGACGCCTTCGTCGTCGCCGACACCGCGTTCCACCGCGGTGTCGTCGAGGCGTCCGGGAACCCTCTCCTGCTCCGCCTGTACGACGCGATCGGCGATCTCCTGGTCGAGTCGATCGAGCAGTCCGCGAGCTTCCCCGAGCACCCGCAGCTACGTGCGGCCCACCTCGACGTCTTCGAGGCGATCGCCGCCGCCGATCCGGACGCGGCCGCGCGCGCGTCGTACGCGCTGATCGAGACGGTCAAACAGAGTCAGTGA